In Acinetobacter sp. C32I, one genomic interval encodes:
- a CDS encoding DUF6160 family protein: MKMFTKLALVSSMAISVNAMAMQSMDDAALSAATGQDGINIGLGVTSVTIDKLLIHDNDGYADNGAAAGTIGSGGTGVAGAIVVNNVAITPNMSALLPSHNLADLAIDTDAGTTATGGAFLNVAAKVSGLNISLGKIEVAASGTQGTTSIQRGTTGTANEILSGLTLKTGTMDANIQLGAAPQGAMIMLNTTMTGGLEITNLGIKDKSTIGQTTSTGVASTLAGEIHLDSIKVADNGGTDMTVKANVSVVGESTAGANDGFLRIVSQSPTNGSDIYIKGVRLGSATAGSIGDVEIQGLKTTYAGGNGAAITISGH; encoded by the coding sequence ATGAAAATGTTTACTAAACTAGCTTTAGTTTCTTCAATGGCGATTAGCGTAAATGCAATGGCTATGCAGTCAATGGACGATGCTGCACTAAGCGCTGCAACAGGTCAAGACGGTATTAACATTGGTCTTGGTGTTACTTCTGTTACGATCGACAAATTATTAATTCATGATAACGATGGTTATGCTGACAATGGTGCTGCGGCTGGTACAATCGGTTCTGGTGGTACAGGTGTTGCTGGTGCAATCGTTGTAAACAACGTTGCAATTACACCAAATATGTCTGCATTATTGCCTTCTCATAACTTAGCTGATTTAGCAATTGATACTGATGCTGGTACTACAGCAACAGGTGGTGCGTTCCTTAATGTTGCAGCAAAAGTATCTGGCTTGAATATTAGCTTGGGTAAAATTGAAGTAGCTGCTTCTGGAACACAAGGTACAACTAGTATCCAACGTGGTACGACTGGTACAGCAAATGAGATCTTATCTGGTTTAACTTTAAAAACTGGTACAATGGATGCAAATATTCAATTAGGTGCTGCTCCTCAAGGTGCAATGATCATGTTGAATACAACAATGACTGGTGGTTTGGAAATTACCAATCTAGGCATTAAAGATAAATCAACAATTGGTCAAACAACTTCAACTGGTGTTGCAAGTACATTAGCTGGTGAAATCCATTTAGACAGCATTAAAGTTGCTGATAATGGTGGTACTGACATGACTGTTAAGGCGAATGTTAGTGTTGTTGGTGAAAGTACTGCTGGTGCTAATGATGGATTCTTAAGAATTGTAAGCCAATCTCCAACTAATGGTTCAGATATCTACATTAAAGGTGTTCGTTTAGGTAGTGCTACTGCTGGTTCAATTGGTGATGTAGAAATTCAAGGTTTGAAAACCACTTATGCTGGCGGTAATGGTGCAGCGATCACGATTTCTGGTCACTAA
- the filE gene encoding putative pilus assembly protein FilE, with the protein MQKKKTQQSTLAISLFCLMVSSVPAVYADGFYTIIGPDGRPMVVPMRVGKKEVGPNKQKQVTHTEKMTLPAIDHSEKVTAVAVPVEQKKIEYSQPVESTKSSSKAMKTTEGVEPTIGQQKIESMPPSKVVDKDVKKLSVVPVEQSKVTQASTSQLKVEHPAAEKKLTGIENVPLTQSASNSSNEVVSSTGFSQVDGVDYVNNEYLENQEFNLDGKKRFYTMPDGTGRMETIERKKGVSRSMLDKLLNRSQQLTAPIVLSSTYVRLSSEDLKAAFENDRCFLEDYKKSIKTLKLNKDIGLWPRKPLKEKFEYELLKLDTSIQYMQIDSYSSNNSKPVYYWPLVVFLDEKGCITEGVSGFKNSQTAATVLQHSAIQGVIKVPKDVRYVMMTPLASAVDVSEQELSNQGQIKISVLQ; encoded by the coding sequence ATGCAAAAGAAAAAGACTCAACAATCGACACTTGCTATTTCATTATTTTGTTTAATGGTATCAAGTGTTCCGGCTGTTTATGCAGATGGTTTCTATACAATCATTGGGCCAGATGGTCGTCCTATGGTTGTGCCAATGAGAGTTGGGAAAAAAGAAGTTGGGCCAAATAAGCAGAAACAGGTTACTCATACTGAAAAAATGACTTTGCCAGCTATTGACCATTCCGAGAAAGTAACGGCTGTTGCTGTACCTGTTGAGCAGAAAAAGATTGAATATTCTCAACCAGTTGAATCTACTAAAAGCTCATCTAAGGCAATGAAAACTACCGAAGGTGTTGAACCCACGATAGGGCAACAAAAAATAGAATCGATGCCCCCTTCTAAAGTGGTAGACAAGGATGTAAAAAAGCTTTCAGTCGTACCTGTTGAACAATCAAAAGTGACTCAAGCGTCTACAAGTCAGTTGAAGGTAGAGCACCCAGCAGCTGAAAAAAAATTAACTGGGATAGAAAATGTACCATTAACTCAAAGTGCTTCAAACTCTTCAAATGAGGTGGTCTCTTCCACTGGGTTTAGTCAGGTTGATGGCGTTGATTATGTCAATAATGAGTATCTGGAAAATCAAGAGTTTAATTTAGATGGAAAAAAACGTTTTTATACCATGCCTGATGGTACAGGGCGTATGGAAACCATTGAAAGAAAAAAAGGGGTGAGTCGCTCAATGTTAGATAAACTATTGAATCGTTCACAGCAATTGACAGCTCCAATCGTATTGTCTAGCACTTATGTACGTTTATCGAGTGAAGATTTAAAAGCCGCTTTTGAAAATGACCGCTGCTTTTTAGAGGACTATAAGAAGTCGATCAAAACCTTGAAGTTGAATAAAGATATTGGACTTTGGCCCCGAAAACCATTAAAGGAAAAGTTTGAATATGAGTTATTGAAGTTAGATACCTCAATTCAATATATGCAGATTGATTCATATTCTTCTAATAATAGTAAACCAGTGTATTACTGGCCACTCGTTGTTTTTCTCGATGAAAAAGGGTGTATTACTGAGGGTGTCAGTGGCTTTAAAAATAGTCAAACTGCAGCGACAGTGTTGCAACACTCTGCTATTCAAGGTGTGATAAAAGTACCTAAAGATGTTCGTTATGTGATGATGACTCCATTAGCATCTGCAGTTGATGTTTCTGAGCAAGAACTCTCGAATCAAGGACAGATAAAAATTTCTGTTTTACAGTAA
- a CDS encoding NUDIX hydrolase codes for MSFCVACGHQTEAKIPLGDHKTRLVCTHCGNIHYENPKVICGALALWDDKVLLCRRAIEPRYGLWTLPAGYMELFETMEQGAARETREEAEAEVEIEQLYCMYNIPRIGQIYVLFKAHLKQGLFGAGEESLECRLFEEHEIPWTELAFPSVEQTLRHYFADRQTGLFPTHLETLGTRLDHTG; via the coding sequence ATGAGCTTTTGCGTTGCGTGTGGACATCAAACTGAAGCAAAAATTCCACTCGGTGATCATAAAACACGACTTGTCTGCACTCATTGTGGCAACATTCACTACGAAAACCCCAAAGTGATTTGTGGTGCATTGGCCCTATGGGATGACAAGGTGCTGTTATGTCGCCGCGCAATTGAGCCACGCTATGGCCTATGGACTTTACCTGCCGGTTATATGGAGCTCTTTGAAACCATGGAGCAAGGTGCGGCACGTGAAACCCGAGAAGAAGCCGAGGCCGAAGTAGAAATCGAACAACTGTATTGTATGTACAATATTCCACGTATTGGCCAAATCTATGTCCTATTCAAAGCGCATTTAAAACAAGGCTTATTTGGTGCGGGCGAAGAAAGCCTTGAATGTCGTCTATTTGAAGAACATGAAATTCCTTGGACAGAACTGGCTTTTCCGAGTGTAGAACAAACACTTCGACATTATTTTGCTGACCGTCAAACGGGACTATTCCCAACCCATTTAGAAACGCTGGGAACACGGCTCGATCATACAGGTTAA
- a CDS encoding C39 family peptidase, whose translation MLEIALGSALMYYFTTQAFEIEKKPEGTVFYTETLDSRNPSFTRNHREAVVIKPAVEEQFRGIVRQAYDYSCGSAALTTLLNGYGGLRLTEQQTMSGLLQYGEYQRIIERRSFSLLDMKRFVSALGINSGGYRGEFSDLIALKQPAIVPITYAGFKHFVVYKAYKDGRVYVADPALGNISFDESRFKEIWDNNTLFIVDIPQQYQKSLLALQDADMRHVEDATVNRYALAEIQFPTQKFERLADKASTMRRVLDADPNSATYNQPITTYMRLYYKRK comes from the coding sequence ATGTTAGAGATCGCTTTAGGCTCGGCATTGATGTATTACTTTACAACGCAAGCCTTTGAAATAGAAAAAAAACCAGAAGGGACTGTATTCTATACAGAAACTTTGGACTCTCGTAACCCTTCATTTACACGGAATCATCGCGAAGCAGTTGTGATTAAACCTGCTGTAGAGGAGCAGTTTCGTGGGATTGTACGCCAAGCTTATGACTATAGCTGTGGTTCTGCTGCTTTAACGACCCTACTGAATGGTTATGGTGGTTTACGCCTTACCGAACAGCAGACCATGAGTGGCTTACTTCAGTATGGGGAGTATCAGCGCATTATCGAGCGTCGAAGTTTCTCTTTGTTGGATATGAAACGTTTTGTCTCCGCTTTAGGGATTAATAGTGGAGGCTATCGTGGGGAATTTTCGGATCTTATTGCGTTAAAACAACCAGCGATTGTTCCTATTACTTATGCTGGCTTTAAACATTTTGTCGTATATAAAGCGTATAAAGATGGAAGAGTTTATGTTGCTGATCCTGCACTCGGTAATATTAGCTTTGATGAATCTAGGTTTAAAGAAATATGGGACAACAATACATTATTTATTGTTGATATTCCTCAACAATACCAAAAGAGTTTATTGGCATTACAAGATGCAGATATGCGTCATGTAGAGGATGCAACAGTAAATCGGTATGCCCTTGCTGAAATTCAGTTTCCAACGCAAAAATTTGAACGTCTTGCAGACAAAGCATCAACCATGCGTCGGGTATTGGATGCAGATCCTAATTCAGCAACTTATAACCAACCGATTACGACCTATATGCGCTTATATTACAAGCGGAAGTAA
- a CDS encoding outer membrane protein transport protein, producing MKNLKLCPLTIAILFAGLSSATHAQLGQDLSVDLRSLALGNAVTADPPGISAVHFNPAALAKLDGLQTDVQGILANFAIKRDYAAPAGYNVFGYSDDPIVCNDGPEVDANICTDFKGTVSGDVEYASIYVPILKKIVDLGPNSPLVAPTAGISYKPPGSKVTYATAIYAPLVAGFGAEDGNPSNYMGQQVALERITYLSPSFGYQVNDNLYLGASFGMSYQAIAMKTDLRFPNEMIGVLRMVDEVVCGPFKENGDIITDLLLFGICNAKQGMDPFSKVGSLDVSLEQSLSPSYNLGLLWEPTDDFSFGMVYQSEAKMRLKGKYLINVADAPQQLIAGLNSSATGQILAAILGFPGYAPPVESGLLAMDFKYPQHFKAGIKYKIFPDLQMNFDVGWTDFSAWDKFRFEFDRQISLLKVAKLLSNDVTDRSLALPLKFQSSWRWGIGFEYSATDRLKLRMGYEPRTSSIPDDKRNTMVPINNAQLFGLGLGYRFDQDTDIDLSVGFLRSRDDIPANTSSLSNQTGVNNLLLNPYAGLNVKTNTKVTLLGINYRTRW from the coding sequence GTGAAAAACCTTAAATTATGTCCATTAACGATAGCAATTTTATTTGCTGGGCTATCGAGTGCTACCCATGCACAACTCGGACAAGACTTATCGGTAGATTTACGTTCTTTGGCATTGGGGAATGCGGTTACTGCGGATCCTCCTGGTATTAGTGCTGTTCACTTTAACCCAGCTGCACTTGCTAAATTAGATGGCTTACAGACGGATGTGCAAGGGATTCTAGCCAATTTTGCAATTAAACGTGATTATGCGGCGCCTGCGGGTTACAACGTTTTTGGCTATTCAGATGATCCAATTGTGTGTAACGATGGGCCTGAAGTTGATGCGAATATCTGTACAGACTTCAAAGGGACAGTGAGTGGTGATGTCGAATATGCCAGTATTTATGTTCCTATCTTGAAGAAAATTGTAGATTTAGGCCCTAACTCTCCATTAGTTGCACCAACCGCGGGTATTTCTTATAAACCACCAGGTTCCAAAGTAACATATGCAACAGCTATTTATGCGCCACTTGTTGCTGGTTTTGGTGCAGAAGATGGTAATCCAAGTAACTATATGGGACAGCAGGTTGCATTAGAACGTATTACCTATTTGTCACCTTCGTTTGGTTATCAGGTGAATGATAATTTATATCTTGGTGCGTCTTTTGGAATGTCTTATCAAGCGATTGCCATGAAAACTGACTTACGTTTCCCCAACGAGATGATTGGGGTGTTACGTATGGTCGATGAGGTCGTATGTGGACCGTTTAAAGAGAATGGAGACATTATTACAGATCTCTTACTTTTTGGTATTTGTAATGCCAAACAAGGCATGGATCCTTTTAGTAAGGTAGGGTCTTTAGATGTTTCTCTTGAGCAATCGCTCAGCCCTAGTTATAACTTGGGTTTACTTTGGGAGCCGACCGACGACTTTAGTTTCGGAATGGTATATCAAAGTGAAGCGAAGATGCGGTTAAAGGGGAAATACTTAATTAATGTCGCAGATGCACCACAACAATTAATTGCTGGATTAAATTCATCTGCAACAGGTCAAATTTTGGCTGCTATTTTAGGTTTTCCTGGTTATGCACCACCAGTCGAATCTGGTTTATTGGCAATGGATTTTAAGTACCCACAACATTTTAAAGCAGGAATAAAATATAAAATATTCCCTGATTTACAAATGAATTTTGATGTAGGTTGGACAGATTTCTCGGCATGGGACAAATTTAGATTTGAGTTTGACCGACAAATTTCATTATTAAAAGTGGCTAAACTTTTATCTAATGATGTAACGGATCGGTCACTTGCTTTACCGTTGAAATTTCAATCTTCCTGGCGGTGGGGAATTGGTTTTGAGTATTCCGCAACAGATCGTTTGAAGTTGCGGATGGGATATGAGCCTCGTACCAGTTCGATTCCAGATGATAAACGAAATACCATGGTGCCAATTAACAATGCACAATTGTTTGGCTTGGGTCTTGGCTATCGTTTTGATCAGGACACAGATATTGACTTATCTGTTGGTTTCTTACGTAGCCGTGATGATATTCCTGCAAATACAAGTAGCCTTTCTAACCAAACAGGTGTAAACAACCTGTTATTAAACCCATATGCGGGCCTAAATGTAAAAACAAATACGAAAGTAACTTTACTTGGGATTAACTACAGAACAAGATGGTAA
- a CDS encoding CoA pyrophosphatase, whose amino-acid sequence MSHMEEPSLIQLLQQRLRFSKRIQQADAAVLIAITQEPQPKVLLTRRSMQLSQHAGEVSFPGGKRDPSDTSNIVVALREAQEETALNPFDVKLLGDLPIQRARSGLSVKPIVGLIPAQVDLIAQPTEIDRIFFVPLQELIDAPPLPYEVRLARQSLYFPSMQVESEIVWGLTARMLISLFQYGLGYQKNWPFLVNPPHFGIAKF is encoded by the coding sequence ATGAGTCATATGGAAGAACCATCGTTAATACAGCTTTTACAACAACGGTTGCGTTTTTCCAAACGAATCCAGCAGGCAGATGCCGCTGTTTTGATTGCAATTACCCAAGAGCCGCAACCCAAAGTTTTACTGACCCGCCGTTCAATGCAACTGTCGCAACATGCGGGGGAGGTATCATTCCCTGGTGGCAAGCGTGATCCGAGTGATACCAGTAATATCGTGGTTGCCTTACGTGAGGCACAGGAAGAAACAGCCTTAAATCCCTTTGATGTAAAGTTGTTAGGTGATTTACCGATTCAACGTGCACGAAGCGGTCTCTCGGTTAAACCGATTGTGGGATTAATCCCTGCTCAAGTCGACTTAATTGCTCAGCCCACCGAAATTGATCGAATCTTTTTTGTCCCCTTGCAGGAACTGATTGATGCACCACCGTTGCCTTATGAAGTCCGTTTGGCGAGACAATCGCTGTATTTTCCAAGTATGCAGGTCGAGAGTGAAATTGTTTGGGGGCTGACAGCTCGGATGCTGATTTCCTTATTTCAGTACGGTTTAGGTTATCAAAAAAATTGGCCGTTCTTGGTGAATCCACCTCACTTTGGTATTGCAAAGTTCTAA